A portion of the Phycisphaerales bacterium AB-hyl4 genome contains these proteins:
- a CDS encoding phage major capsid protein, with translation MTVSIKELYEKRGKVWADTQKIKAKAVAENRELRPHEAEDIDRGLYKVDALTRDIERAEADAKSPRPMSIRDSIGRSGDQSSTGSYERRAFEQYLRNGEREHRALGVGTTNGVLAPDEVSNDYVEVLKDFSGMLDVATLRQTAGFGPFPLPVFDNSSNEADTRAEHSQITDFASPAVSDKSLGAFTYASDIYKLSRQLAASADVDVISYIGLAVGQSVSRKLNKDMTVGDGSGKATGILHASLGAMDSEVETDSDEAVTYGELLDLQHSVDVAYRKDGRGRWMLHDSALKKIMGMTDLQNRPLWVPQDGTRPGRILGHEYVVNNDMPVFETGNKSIIFGDLSRYWVRMTRGVEILRLSERYADSLELGFLGYVGCDGKLADRNSCKFLTVGGE, from the coding sequence ATGACAGTTTCAATTAAAGAGTTGTATGAAAAACGTGGCAAGGTGTGGGCAGATACGCAGAAAATCAAGGCTAAGGCTGTCGCTGAAAATCGAGAACTTCGCCCCCATGAGGCAGAAGATATTGATAGGGGTCTATACAAGGTAGACGCCCTGACCAGAGACATTGAGCGAGCCGAAGCCGATGCGAAGTCACCACGACCCATGAGCATCAGGGATAGTATCGGTAGAAGTGGCGACCAGAGCAGCACCGGCAGCTATGAGCGTCGAGCATTCGAACAGTATCTTCGCAATGGCGAACGGGAACATCGAGCATTGGGAGTCGGCACGACTAATGGAGTCCTGGCCCCTGATGAAGTCAGTAATGATTACGTCGAGGTGCTCAAAGATTTTTCTGGCATGTTGGACGTAGCAACCCTACGCCAAACTGCCGGTTTCGGTCCATTTCCTCTACCTGTATTTGACAATAGCAGCAACGAAGCAGATACCAGAGCAGAACACAGTCAGATTACAGACTTCGCAAGTCCTGCTGTATCGGACAAAAGCTTGGGCGCTTTCACATATGCATCCGATATTTACAAGCTGTCCAGACAATTGGCGGCATCGGCTGATGTAGATGTGATTTCCTATATCGGGTTGGCTGTCGGACAGTCAGTGAGTCGGAAACTCAACAAGGATATGACGGTGGGCGATGGCAGCGGGAAAGCTACTGGTATCCTTCACGCATCACTTGGCGCGATGGATTCGGAAGTTGAAACGGATTCCGACGAAGCCGTCACCTATGGCGAGTTGCTGGACCTTCAACATTCTGTTGACGTTGCATATCGTAAGGATGGACGTGGTCGGTGGATGCTCCACGACAGCGCCCTAAAGAAAATCATGGGCATGACCGATTTGCAGAACCGCCCACTGTGGGTTCCTCAAGATGGAACACGACCCGGTCGCATCCTGGGGCATGAATACGTTGTCAACAATGATATGCCAGTCTTCGAGACGGGGAACAAGTCTATCATCTTTGGTGACTTGTCCCGTTATTGGGTTCGCATGACCAGAGGCGTGGAAATTCTCCGACTTTCAGAACGTTACGCAGACTCGCTTGAGTTGGGGTTCCTAGGATATGTTGGCTGTGACGGTAAATTGGCTGACAGGAATTCGTGCAAATTTTTGACTGTTGGTGGAGAATAA
- a CDS encoding tyrosine-type recombinase/integrase — protein sequence MARPRKPYRTSWGEFINGLRQHGSAKRWIICETGETFTEPDERRAIAHFKRWQSKQAGHLATLTTPVKGKHARQQARQGLDDDADLVRHWDGSTSLVRDVPEAELWLWMRQQLLTRPEHAATMTGIPEVARLADLPQRGPSPKLVDVGTLYEKSDAGKDHKRAMAKWWRSFTDFTHGHEVKTLRALTPQLCAEYADSIKAGKDSPKYIKHRFNGIKTMLNFALKRGENPDDCRHAIDCCKVMEAPKHKGRRKPQPISREDFHKLLAASADNPKLKASILAMLNLCMYPGEALALNWEDLDLTKGTVVTERPKTDIVRIGVLWQRTIEALEAIKPSSAKGAIFLSNWGNRWHINSHNWNIRQLRSKAGVNDKVKTEHLRDGAYTAAIESGCDLTQAKLLGGHATGISDHYAQRRPTMVADACKAIEKAYFD from the coding sequence ATGGCACGACCACGAAAACCTTACCGTACCAGTTGGGGCGAATTCATCAATGGACTGCGTCAACACGGCAGCGCCAAGCGGTGGATTATCTGCGAAACCGGCGAGACATTCACCGAACCTGATGAGCGCCGAGCCATCGCCCACTTCAAGCGGTGGCAGTCTAAACAAGCTGGACACCTTGCCACGCTCACCACGCCCGTAAAGGGCAAGCACGCCCGCCAGCAAGCCCGCCAAGGGCTAGACGATGATGCAGACCTTGTGCGGCATTGGGACGGCTCTACGTCCCTTGTGCGTGATGTACCAGAGGCGGAATTATGGCTGTGGATGAGGCAGCAACTTTTGACCCGCCCCGAACACGCAGCCACCATGACCGGCATACCTGAAGTGGCAAGGTTGGCTGATCTGCCACAACGCGGCCCAAGCCCGAAGCTGGTGGACGTTGGAACGCTGTACGAGAAGTCAGACGCCGGAAAAGACCACAAGCGAGCAATGGCGAAATGGTGGCGAAGCTTCACCGACTTCACGCATGGGCATGAGGTGAAAACCCTTCGAGCATTGACGCCGCAACTATGCGCCGAGTATGCGGACAGCATCAAGGCCGGTAAAGATTCGCCGAAGTACATCAAGCACCGATTCAACGGCATTAAGACAATGCTTAATTTTGCCTTGAAGCGGGGCGAAAATCCCGACGATTGCAGACACGCGATTGATTGTTGTAAAGTCATGGAAGCGCCAAAGCACAAGGGACGACGCAAACCCCAACCAATCAGCAGGGAAGATTTTCACAAGCTTCTAGCGGCATCGGCAGACAATCCGAAGTTAAAAGCTTCAATACTGGCGATGCTGAACCTGTGCATGTATCCCGGCGAAGCGTTGGCGTTGAATTGGGAAGATTTGGACCTAACTAAAGGGACTGTTGTTACAGAGCGACCGAAAACCGACATCGTCCGTATCGGTGTCCTATGGCAGCGGACCATTGAAGCGCTGGAAGCCATCAAGCCATCATCCGCAAAGGGCGCTATCTTTCTAAGCAATTGGGGCAATCGCTGGCACATCAATTCACACAATTGGAATATCCGACAGTTGCGAAGTAAGGCGGGAGTCAATGACAAGGTGAAAACCGAACATCTTCGAGACGGAGCATATACGGCAGCGATTGAGTCAGGATGTGACCTAACCCAAGCGAAATTATTGGGGGGCCATGCAACCGGTATATCAGACCACTACGCCCAACGTCGCCCGACAATGGTAGCCGATGCCTGTAAAGCCATTGAAAAAGCATACTTTGATTAA